In a genomic window of Verrucomicrobiia bacterium:
- a CDS encoding MFS transporter, producing KGPVAMWCVVAIGLFTSIGWSNTFSLALEGTGIYKSQVSSLLVMAILGGAILPPLQGKIADLFSIQVSFIVPLIAYSYVAFYGAKGHNIGKKVIPA from the coding sequence CAAAGGGCCGGTGGCCATGTGGTGCGTGGTGGCCATTGGGCTGTTCACCTCGATTGGCTGGTCCAACACGTTCTCCCTCGCGTTGGAGGGGACGGGCATTTACAAGAGCCAGGTTTCATCGCTGCTTGTCATGGCCATTCTCGGGGGCGCCATTCTGCCGCCGTTGCAGGGAAAAATTGCCGACCTCTTCAGCATTCAGGTTTCCTTCATTGTGCCGCTGATTGCGTATTCCTACGTCGCCTTTTACGGCGCCAAGGGCCACAACATCGGCAAGAAAGTCATCCCGGCGTGA